Part of the Kitasatospora sp. NBC_01266 genome, CGGCCGACCGGCCCGCCAGCCCCAGCTCCTCCCGCACCCGCGCGAAGATCTCGTACGCCTCCGCGCCGAACAGCACGAACCGCACCTCCAGACCCGCCAGCTCCTTGACCGGATCCTCCGCGAGCACCTCGGCCACGGTGGACAGCGCGATCCGGGCCGCGTCCTCCAGCGGCCACCGGTACACCCCGGCGGACACCGCGGGGAACGCCACGCTCCTCGCCCCCAGCTCCAGCACCGCCAACCGGAGCGACTCCCGATAGCAGGAGGCCAACAGCCGCGCCCCCTGCTCGTACTGCTCCGCCCCGTACACCGGCCCGACGGTGTGCACCACATGACCGGCCGGCAGCCGCCCGGCCGTGGTGGCCACCGCCTGGCCGACCGAGAGGCCCCGCCCGTAGTGCGCGGCCCGCAGCCTGCGGCACTCCGCCAGGATCTCGGGACCGCCGGCCCGGTGGATCGCCCCGTCGACGCCACCACCACCCAGCAGCGACGAGTTGGCGGCGTTGACCACCACATCCACCCGCTGCTCCGTGATATCACCCTGAATCAAAGTGATCTGCGTCACCGTCAGCCCCTCTGTCCCGGCCGTGCCATTGCCCGGCCCCGAACCGTTCACGCTACGAGCAAACCCGCCACCTGCGTGGCAATAACCACATCCACAGCGGCCCACCAGGGAAATGCCCGGAGATCACGTTATGGTCGCGAGAAGTTCCCTGACTCGCGGTGCCTTGCGGGCACTGCGCGTGGACCACAGTCGTTACCCCGTCAGGGAAAGGGAGGAACCATCCGTGCCCGCTACGGGAGACGGGCCAGGACTCGGCGCCGAAAGCCGGTCCGGTGCCCCGACAGGAGCTGGCGTACGTCAGCGTGTCG contains:
- a CDS encoding O-acetyl-ADP-ribose deacetylase, whose translation is MTQITLIQGDITEQRVDVVVNAANSSLLGGGGVDGAIHRAGGPEILAECRRLRAAHYGRGLSVGQAVATTAGRLPAGHVVHTVGPVYGAEQYEQGARLLASCYRESLRLAVLELGARSVAFPAVSAGVYRWPLEDAARIALSTVAEVLAEDPVKELAGLEVRFVLFGAEAYEIFARVREELGLAGRSAGPDGV